In Desulfovibrio inopinatus DSM 10711, the following proteins share a genomic window:
- a CDS encoding N-acetylmuramoyl-L-alanine amidase, which translates to MVIVIVACATPLLAASPNAVYRAALLDFRRLINNEKAASKRENWLDLDKRLNALYKMDKTGPTAPKALFYRGWVYQELADRSHIKNDYLQALTFYQQMADQFPKHTWTDDALFRKAEIYSNKLHEDDVARLDLERIIRSYKRGDRYDRAKDMLAKLSSSGTQDDEVVIASSERLFSQHAALLDSLPPLSEKEQATSRKPAYLTSITSVSGSDYTRVILNVDLQTKYRYQLLPPSKDANKPRRLYIDLDNTRLGRGIRSNTVVSDGILKRIRAGQNTPEITRIVLDIDSIDKKHVFTLDNPFRVILDVYADENVVAKANSSTKTGSRVVAKVSTPSKASSKTSSTSSTKSSRSSSASKSKTKNSTQTANRSSSSVRHSVRKPAKSTARHEPYKLPPGSKQQAGELLEQLGLTVDTVMIDAGHGGKDPGAQGLYGINEKDINLKFAKMLGALLRKKGFKVLYTRTTDTFIPLEKRTALANKNKADLFVSIHCNAHSDKRSSGIETYSLNLASSKRAVRVAARENAVDPRKISDLQFILTDLMLNSKMRESRDLASSVQTNAVKTIKRKYSIRDRGIQEAPFYVLMGAKMPSILVELGYVTNPGDAKHLKSRTYMRRLAVGLADGISAYKQRIERYAKL; encoded by the coding sequence ATGGTTATTGTGATAGTCGCCTGTGCGACTCCGCTTTTGGCAGCTTCCCCTAACGCTGTATATCGGGCGGCGCTTCTTGATTTTCGTCGGCTCATCAACAACGAGAAAGCTGCCTCCAAACGAGAAAACTGGCTCGACTTGGATAAACGGCTCAATGCGCTCTACAAGATGGACAAGACCGGCCCGACAGCGCCCAAAGCGCTCTTTTATCGTGGCTGGGTCTATCAGGAGTTGGCCGATCGTTCCCACATCAAGAACGATTATCTCCAGGCCTTAACGTTTTACCAACAAATGGCGGACCAGTTTCCAAAGCATACGTGGACAGATGACGCGCTCTTTCGCAAAGCCGAAATCTACTCGAACAAGCTTCATGAAGACGATGTTGCCAGACTCGACCTGGAACGTATTATTCGCTCTTACAAACGCGGCGACCGATACGACCGAGCGAAAGACATGCTTGCCAAACTTTCCTCGTCGGGAACACAGGACGACGAGGTCGTCATAGCATCGAGCGAACGTCTCTTTTCACAACATGCCGCGTTGTTGGATTCATTGCCTCCCCTCTCGGAAAAAGAGCAGGCAACCTCAAGAAAACCCGCGTATCTGACAAGTATTACGAGTGTCAGCGGAAGCGATTACACGCGTGTTATCCTGAACGTCGACCTCCAAACCAAATATCGATATCAGTTACTTCCACCGTCCAAAGACGCGAACAAACCGCGTCGGCTCTACATTGATTTGGACAACACCCGTCTTGGCAGGGGGATAAGAAGTAACACCGTCGTGTCCGATGGTATTCTCAAACGCATCCGTGCTGGCCAAAACACGCCGGAGATAACGCGTATTGTCCTCGATATCGATTCTATCGACAAAAAGCATGTCTTCACGCTGGATAACCCCTTCCGCGTAATTCTTGACGTCTATGCCGATGAAAATGTCGTTGCCAAGGCCAACAGCTCCACAAAGACAGGGTCACGCGTTGTTGCCAAGGTCAGCACGCCGTCAAAAGCTTCCTCCAAAACATCATCGACATCGAGCACAAAGTCTTCACGCTCATCATCTGCAAGTAAGTCAAAAACAAAAAACTCCACACAAACGGCCAATCGTTCCTCTTCCTCCGTACGCCATAGCGTTCGCAAACCGGCAAAATCAACGGCGCGACATGAACCCTACAAACTTCCTCCAGGAAGCAAACAGCAAGCAGGAGAACTGCTTGAACAACTTGGGTTGACCGTAGATACTGTTATGATTGATGCCGGGCATGGCGGCAAAGACCCCGGCGCGCAGGGTCTTTATGGAATTAATGAGAAAGACATCAATCTCAAATTCGCCAAAATGCTTGGTGCATTATTACGCAAAAAAGGATTCAAAGTTCTCTACACCCGGACGACGGACACCTTCATTCCTTTGGAAAAACGCACAGCCCTGGCGAACAAAAACAAGGCTGATCTCTTCGTTTCGATCCACTGCAACGCCCATTCGGATAAACGCAGTTCCGGTATTGAAACATACTCTCTGAACCTGGCAAGCTCGAAGCGAGCGGTACGCGTTGCAGCTCGGGAAAATGCCGTTGACCCGCGCAAAATTAGCGATCTTCAGTTTATCTTGACGGACTTGATGCTCAATTCCAAAATGCGCGAATCACGTGACCTTGCGTCAAGTGTCCAGACGAATGCCGTTAAAACAATCAAACGGAAGTACTCCATTCGTGATCGCGGTATTCAAGAAGCCCCATTTTACGTGCTCATGGGCGCTAAAATGCCATCGATCCTTGTTGAACTCGGGTATGTCACCAACCCGGGAGATGCCAAACACCTAAAATCCAGAACATACATGCGACGATTAGCCGTAGGTTTGGCCGACGGGATTTCGGCCTACAAACAGCGTATCGAACGATACGCCAAGCTCTAG